From Daucus carota subsp. sativus chromosome 6, DH1 v3.0, whole genome shotgun sequence, the proteins below share one genomic window:
- the LOC108226378 gene encoding uncharacterized protein LOC108226378 translates to MAGNSKSHAVNKPGFTLFCHPLSHINKPHCEIGNKIIMPASALDVLLSRKVKYPLTFMITNPFLEKVSHCGVLEFSAEEGSVFLPDWMMRNLSLEQGQLVEIEYTGLSKGRFLKVQPHSSEFVKNLENPKEVMERLLRDFACLTIGDTIMVNHENQEYYIDIVEAMPKDAVSLFETDCELEFEKPLDYHEEPQVIETRDEQADQDVMEAEKDVVFRPFSGVSRRLDGKVTAAAPDSKKHVGTSVVCGLDGECSAAKKKPETKEDKEEKKFQAFTGKKYSLLS, encoded by the coding sequence ATGGCTGGAAATTCAAAATCCCATGCGGTCAACAAACCAGGCTTCACCTTGTTCTGCCATCCACTCTCCCACATCAACAAGCCACACTGCGAAATTGGCAACAAAATCATAATGCCTGCTTCAGCTCTTGACGTTCTCCTTTCGAGAAAAGTCAAGTACCCTTTGACTTTCATGATCACCAATCCTTTCTTGGAGAAAGTCTCGCACTGTGGAGTTCTCGAGTTTAGTGCAGAGGAGGGCAGTGTGTTTCTTCCCGATTGGATGATGAGAAATTTGAGTTTGGAACAAGGCCAGCTCGTGGAAATTGAGTACACGGGTCTTTCGAAGGGGAGGTTCTTGAAGGTGCAGCCTCATAGCAGTGAGTTTGTGAAGAATCTTGAGAATCCCAAGGAAGTGATGGAGAGGCTCTTGAGGGACTTTGCATGTCTTACTATTGGAGATACGATTATGGTGAATCATGAAAATCAGGAGTATTATATTGACATTGTAGAAGCGATGCCTAAGGATGCTGTGTCGTTGTTTGAGACGGATTGTGAGCTAGAGTTTGAGAAGCCGCTGGATTATCATGAAGAGCCTCAAGTGATCGAGACGAGGGATGAGCAAGCTGATCAAGATGTTATGGAAGCGGAGAAGGATGTTGTTTTTAGGCCTTTTAGCGGCGTTTCTAGGCGATTAGATGGCAAAGTGACAGCAGCAGCTCCTGATTCGAAGAAACATGTTGGAACATCTGTGGTTTGTGGTTTGGATGGAGAGTGCTCTGCAGCTAAGAAGAAGCCGGAGACCAAGGAAGACAAGGAAGAGAAAAAATTTCAGGCTTTCACAGGAAAGAAGTACTCATTATTATCTTGA
- the LOC108226379 gene encoding uncharacterized protein LOC108226379 — protein MKRSSLTWFNLSSPAYNHDGVGDFVDSTPTARKLNFVVLCILLSSISDSRKKRSSKTFTLPASRIDPSKKEVSDRDQQLLRSFNIVTTLGLWVSNIGTGCGRSVLEMGAAFEKASGKASTETLVKQHHLWNILVKH, from the exons ATGAAGCGTTCTTCTCTCACGTGGTTTAATTTATCTTCACCTGCATATAATCATGATGGTGTAGGGGATTTTGTAGACAGTACACCAACTGCAAGAAAGTTGAATTTTGTAGTTCTCTGTATATTGCTCTCCTCGATCTCTGATTCTCGCAAGAAACGTTCGTCAAAAACCTTCACTCTTCCAGCGTCTAGGATTGATCCTAGCAAAAAAGAGGTGTCTGACAGAGATCAACAACTATTGAGGTCTTTCAATATCGTTACGACTCTTGGTTTATGGGTGTCTAACATAG GGACTGGTTGTGGCAGATCTGTGCTAGAAATGGGTGCTGCATTTGAAAAAGCATCTGGAAAG GCATCAACCGAAACTTTGGTCAAACAACACCACCTTTGGAACATTCTG GTAAAGCATTAA
- the LOC108225109 gene encoding thioredoxin-like 3-1, chloroplastic isoform X1 — protein MSILAPNSHILYRETYSPKDQNQQLWSAGSFLNTSKSLRFGFDQRKDSDCKKIANRDCRANSFFPDLSRPQSVEMEPVTDSDHLDQILDKATDHCQPIVIDWMATWCRKCIYIKPKLEKLAAEFDTKLKFYFVDVNKVPQSLVKRGNVSKMPTIQIWKDGEMKEEVIGGHKAWLVLEEVREMIKKYV, from the exons ATGTCAATATTAGCACCAAATTCTCACATTCTATACCGAGAAACCTACAGTCCTAAAGACCAGAACCAACAGCTCTGGAGTGCTGGGAGTTTCTTGAATACTTCAAAGTCTTTAAGGTTTGGTTTTGATCAAAGAAAAGACAGTGACTGCAAGAAAATTGCAAACAGAGATTGCAGAGCCAATTCTTTTTTTCCAGACTTGTCAAGGCCTCAGTCTGTAGAAATGGAGCCCGTTACTGATTCTGATCACTTGGACCAAATCTTGGACAAGGCCACTGATCATTGTCAGCCCATTGTCATTGACTG GATGGCTACTTGGTGTagaaaatgcatttatataaaGCCTAAACTCGAAAAATTGGCTGCAGAGTTTGATACTAA ATTAAAATTCTACTTTGTGGATGTCAACAAAGTCCCTCAATCTCTTGTAAAGCGTGGCAACGTTTCA AAAATGCCAACAATTCAG ATATGGAAGGATGGAGAGATGAAAGAGGAAGTCATAGGAGGGCATAAAGCTTGGCTTGTTCTTGAAGAAGTCCGAGAAATGATCAAAAAGTATGTATGA
- the LOC108225109 gene encoding thioredoxin-like 3-1, chloroplastic isoform X2, producing the protein MSILAPNSHILYRETYSPKDQNQQLWSAGSFLNTSKSLRFGFDQRKDSDCKKIANRDCRANSFFPDLSRPQSVEMEPVTDSDHLDQILDKATDHCQPIVIDWMATWCRKCIYIKPKLEKLAAEFDTKLKFYFVDVNKVPQSLVKRGNVSIWKDGEMKEEVIGGHKAWLVLEEVREMIKKYV; encoded by the exons ATGTCAATATTAGCACCAAATTCTCACATTCTATACCGAGAAACCTACAGTCCTAAAGACCAGAACCAACAGCTCTGGAGTGCTGGGAGTTTCTTGAATACTTCAAAGTCTTTAAGGTTTGGTTTTGATCAAAGAAAAGACAGTGACTGCAAGAAAATTGCAAACAGAGATTGCAGAGCCAATTCTTTTTTTCCAGACTTGTCAAGGCCTCAGTCTGTAGAAATGGAGCCCGTTACTGATTCTGATCACTTGGACCAAATCTTGGACAAGGCCACTGATCATTGTCAGCCCATTGTCATTGACTG GATGGCTACTTGGTGTagaaaatgcatttatataaaGCCTAAACTCGAAAAATTGGCTGCAGAGTTTGATACTAA ATTAAAATTCTACTTTGTGGATGTCAACAAAGTCCCTCAATCTCTTGTAAAGCGTGGCAACGTTTCA ATATGGAAGGATGGAGAGATGAAAGAGGAAGTCATAGGAGGGCATAAAGCTTGGCTTGTTCTTGAAGAAGTCCGAGAAATGATCAAAAAGTATGTATGA
- the LOC108225002 gene encoding protein trichome birefringence isoform X2 — protein MADTAKLYSPRNELKSLFYFSRTKKSVFLTYVFTFSFILFTLFLAFNPNPANSYSSSTIWFKNIFNGLTSSYQNVSTFSANTSQILVHNSTVLEQEPLIVKTQNLNFELDGKVGNFTQNVTIEPSEVKNGTQNEGLLHKAGIFKPNITTIEVPQSEEEVKNQTLKKGLVDRAAISEQSSGELNKNVSSAEELTGHGDERTEEKGVVTNLSTSLLEKERKEVLSGDSEKSKTDKMMEELMNCDLFDGEWVKDDSYPLYKPGSCSLIDEQFNCFRNSRPDQEYQQYKWKPKGCTLPRLDGRNMLELLRGKRLVFVGDSLNRNMWESLICILKNFVKDPSKVYEASGKRQFRSDPHFSFVFKDYDFTVEFFVSPFLVQEWQLREKNGSAHETLRIDRMWIPAVRYKTADIIIFNTGHWWTHPKTSQGKDYYQEGTRVHRELNVMEAFRKALTTWSRWVDANVNPDKSLVFFRGYSASHFSGGQWNSGGQCDNESEPIKNDQYLTEYPPMMKVLEQVLQKMKTPVSYLNITRLTDYRKDGHPSVYRKQQMSSKNNRQNLAIQDCSHWCLPGVPDLWNELLYAELLVKQYQKQQRKTP, from the exons ATGGCAGATACAGCAAAGCTATATTCACCAAGAAATGAGCTCAAatctctattttatttttcaagaaCCAAAAAATCTGTGTTTTTAACTTATGTTTTCACTTTTTCTTTCATTCTTTTCACTCTTTTCTTGGCCTTTAATCCCAACCCTGCAAATTCTTACTCTTCTTCTACAATTTGGTTCAAGAACATCTTTAATGGCCTCACATCTTCATATCAAAATGTAAGTACTTTTTCTGCAAATACTTCACAAATACTTGTCCATAATTCTACTGTTCTTGAGCAAGAACCATTAATTGTGAAAACCCAGAATCTGAATTTTGAACTTGATGGAAAAGTTGGAAACTTTACACAAAATGTTACTATTGAGCCTTCAGAAGTTAAAAATGGGACTCAAAATGAAGGGTTGCTTCATAAAGCTGGAATCTTTAAGCCAAATATAACCACAATTGAGGTTCCACAATCTGAGGAAGAGGTGAAAAATCAGACCCTTAAGAAAGGCTTGGTTGATAGAGCTGCAATCTCGGAGCAAAGCTCAGGAGAGTTGAATAAAAATGTGAGTTCAGCAGAGGAACTTACAGGGCATGGAGATGAAAGAACTGAAGAAAAAGGGGTGGTCACCAATTTAAGTACTTCTTTAttagagaaagaaagaaaagaggtTCTTTCTGGTGATTCGGAGAAATCGAAAACTGATAAGATGATGGAGGAGCTGATGAATTGTGATCTTTTTGATGGAGAGTGGGTGAAAGACGATTCATATCCATTGTATAAACCTGGTTCTTGTTCACTAATTGATGAACAATTCAATTGTTTTCGTAATAGTAGGCCTGATCAAGAATATCAGCAGTACAAATGGAAGCCAAAGGGTTGCACATTACCAAG GTTAGATGGAAGAAATATGTTGGAATTGCTGAGAGGAAAACGATTGGTTTTTGTCGGCGATTCACTCAACAGAAACATGTGGGAGTCTTTGATATGTATCCTGAAAAACTTCGTAAAAGATCCAAGCAAAGTTTATGAAGCATCTGGCAAGCGTCAATTCCGATCTGATCCTCATTTTTCCTTTGTATTCAAG GATTATGACTTCACCGTAGAGTTCTTTGTATCTCCGTTCTTAGTTCAAGAATGGCAACTGCGAGAAAAAAACGGATCAGCGCATGAAACACTTCGGATTGACAGAATGTGGATACCAGCAGTCAGATATAAAACTGCAGACATTATTATCTTTAACACTGGACATTGGTGGACGCATCCAAAAACTTCCCAAGG GAAAGACTACTACCAAGAAGGAACACGTGTTCATCGTGAACTAAATGTTATGGAGGCGTTCCGAAAAGCTTTGACCACATGGTCGAGATGGGTGGATGCTAATGTAAATCCGGATAAATCGCTAGTTTTCTTCAGAGGCTACTCTGCCTCTCATTTCAG CGGGGGGCAATGGAATTCAGGGGGACAGTGTGATAATGAATCAGAGCCGATAAAGAATGACCAATATCTCACAGAGTATCCGCCAATGATGAAAGTCCTTGAGCAAGTACTGCAAAAAATGAAAACTCCAGTTTCGTACTTGAACATTACAAGATTGACTGATTATAGAAAAGATGGTCATCCGTCAGTGTATAGGAAGCAACAAATGTCGTCCAAGAACAACCGACAAAATTTGGCAATCCAAGACTGCAGCCACTGGTGCCTCCCGGGCGTACCAGATTTATGGAATGAGCTTTTATATGCAGAACTGTTGGTAAAACAATACCAGAAGCAACAACGGAAAACGCCGTAG
- the LOC108225002 gene encoding protein trichome birefringence isoform X1 — MADTAKLYSPRNELKSLFYFSRTKKSVFLTYVFTFSFILFTLFLAFNPNPANSYSSSTIWFKNIFNGLTSSYQNVSTFSANTSQILVHNSTVLEQEPLIVKTQNLNFELDGKVGNFTQNVTIEPSEVKNGTQNEGLLHKAGIFKPNITTIEVPQSEEEVKNQTLKKGLVDRAAISEQSSGELNKNVSSAEELTGHGDERTEEKGVVTNLSTSLLEKERKEVLSGDSEKSKTDKMMEELMNCDLFDGEWVKDDSYPLYKPGSCSLIDEQFNCFRNSRPDQEYQQYKWKPKGCTLPSRLDGRNMLELLRGKRLVFVGDSLNRNMWESLICILKNFVKDPSKVYEASGKRQFRSDPHFSFVFKDYDFTVEFFVSPFLVQEWQLREKNGSAHETLRIDRMWIPAVRYKTADIIIFNTGHWWTHPKTSQGKDYYQEGTRVHRELNVMEAFRKALTTWSRWVDANVNPDKSLVFFRGYSASHFSGGQWNSGGQCDNESEPIKNDQYLTEYPPMMKVLEQVLQKMKTPVSYLNITRLTDYRKDGHPSVYRKQQMSSKNNRQNLAIQDCSHWCLPGVPDLWNELLYAELLVKQYQKQQRKTP, encoded by the exons ATGGCAGATACAGCAAAGCTATATTCACCAAGAAATGAGCTCAAatctctattttatttttcaagaaCCAAAAAATCTGTGTTTTTAACTTATGTTTTCACTTTTTCTTTCATTCTTTTCACTCTTTTCTTGGCCTTTAATCCCAACCCTGCAAATTCTTACTCTTCTTCTACAATTTGGTTCAAGAACATCTTTAATGGCCTCACATCTTCATATCAAAATGTAAGTACTTTTTCTGCAAATACTTCACAAATACTTGTCCATAATTCTACTGTTCTTGAGCAAGAACCATTAATTGTGAAAACCCAGAATCTGAATTTTGAACTTGATGGAAAAGTTGGAAACTTTACACAAAATGTTACTATTGAGCCTTCAGAAGTTAAAAATGGGACTCAAAATGAAGGGTTGCTTCATAAAGCTGGAATCTTTAAGCCAAATATAACCACAATTGAGGTTCCACAATCTGAGGAAGAGGTGAAAAATCAGACCCTTAAGAAAGGCTTGGTTGATAGAGCTGCAATCTCGGAGCAAAGCTCAGGAGAGTTGAATAAAAATGTGAGTTCAGCAGAGGAACTTACAGGGCATGGAGATGAAAGAACTGAAGAAAAAGGGGTGGTCACCAATTTAAGTACTTCTTTAttagagaaagaaagaaaagaggtTCTTTCTGGTGATTCGGAGAAATCGAAAACTGATAAGATGATGGAGGAGCTGATGAATTGTGATCTTTTTGATGGAGAGTGGGTGAAAGACGATTCATATCCATTGTATAAACCTGGTTCTTGTTCACTAATTGATGAACAATTCAATTGTTTTCGTAATAGTAGGCCTGATCAAGAATATCAGCAGTACAAATGGAAGCCAAAGGGTTGCACATTACCAAG TAGGTTAGATGGAAGAAATATGTTGGAATTGCTGAGAGGAAAACGATTGGTTTTTGTCGGCGATTCACTCAACAGAAACATGTGGGAGTCTTTGATATGTATCCTGAAAAACTTCGTAAAAGATCCAAGCAAAGTTTATGAAGCATCTGGCAAGCGTCAATTCCGATCTGATCCTCATTTTTCCTTTGTATTCAAG GATTATGACTTCACCGTAGAGTTCTTTGTATCTCCGTTCTTAGTTCAAGAATGGCAACTGCGAGAAAAAAACGGATCAGCGCATGAAACACTTCGGATTGACAGAATGTGGATACCAGCAGTCAGATATAAAACTGCAGACATTATTATCTTTAACACTGGACATTGGTGGACGCATCCAAAAACTTCCCAAGG GAAAGACTACTACCAAGAAGGAACACGTGTTCATCGTGAACTAAATGTTATGGAGGCGTTCCGAAAAGCTTTGACCACATGGTCGAGATGGGTGGATGCTAATGTAAATCCGGATAAATCGCTAGTTTTCTTCAGAGGCTACTCTGCCTCTCATTTCAG CGGGGGGCAATGGAATTCAGGGGGACAGTGTGATAATGAATCAGAGCCGATAAAGAATGACCAATATCTCACAGAGTATCCGCCAATGATGAAAGTCCTTGAGCAAGTACTGCAAAAAATGAAAACTCCAGTTTCGTACTTGAACATTACAAGATTGACTGATTATAGAAAAGATGGTCATCCGTCAGTGTATAGGAAGCAACAAATGTCGTCCAAGAACAACCGACAAAATTTGGCAATCCAAGACTGCAGCCACTGGTGCCTCCCGGGCGTACCAGATTTATGGAATGAGCTTTTATATGCAGAACTGTTGGTAAAACAATACCAGAAGCAACAACGGAAAACGCCGTAG
- the LOC108226492 gene encoding homeobox-leucine zipper protein HOX11: MELGLSLGETQKQPFRLFGKSNETVKKLDDGLGFCMGLALSVSDEMTSKRVDRLTTDDHSPSVELHLVPFSTHHKPSHQLPFPWLSHNQINLTSERINAEGGGTDSSSPDSSSFHMYRNRRHNHKREDGHVETERDSNSRGGSDDEDNGLILSRKKLRLTKDQSAFLEDSFKEHHTLNPKQKQALAKQLNLRPRQVEVWFQNRRARTKLKQTEVDCEYLKRCCETLTEENRRLQKELQELRALKSSKPFYMQLPATTLTMCPSCERVASTTTVTATATKPRLHPFLQDQGHALHASS; the protein is encoded by the exons ATGGAGTTGGGCTTAAGCTTAGGAGAAACACAGAAGCAGCCATTCAGATTATTTGGAAAATCAAATGAAACGGTGAAGAAATTAGATGATGGTCTAGGGTTTTGCATGGGATTAGCTCTATCTGTCAGCGATGAGATGACGAGCAAACGAGTTGACAGATTAACTACTGATGATCATAGTCCATCAGTTGAGCTTCACCTTGTCCCTTTTTCTACTCATCATAAACCTTCTCATCAACTCCCTTTTCCATGGCTGTCCCATAACCAAATTAACT TGACATCTGAAAGAATAAACGCGGAGGGCGGCGGGACAGACTCGTCATCTCCGGACAGCTCATCATTTCATATGTACAGAAACAGAAGACATAACCATAAGAGAGAAGACGGTCATGTCGAAACAGAAAGAGATTCGAATTCTAGAGGTGgaagtgatgatgaagacaaCGGACTCATTTTGTCTAGGAAGAAACTTCGGCTTACCAAAGACCAATCTGCTTTTCTTGAAGACAGCTTTAAGGAACATCATACCCTCAATCCA AAGCAAAAGCAAGCTCTGGCAAAACAACTCAATCTCCGCCCACGCCAAGTCGAAGTCTGGTTCCAGAACAGAAGAGCGAG AACAAAGCTGAAGCAAACAGAGGTGGATTGCGAGTATTTAAAGAGATGTTGCGAGACACTGACAGAAGAGAACAGGAGGTTACAGAAAGAGCTTCAAGAATTAAGAGCTCTTAAATCTTCCAAGCCTTTCTACATGCAGCTTCCAGCCACCACGCTCACTATGTGCCCCTCTTGTGAGCGCGTGGCTTCCACGACCACCGTCACAGCCACGGCTACTAAACCTAGACTGCATCCATTTTTACAAGATCAAGGCCATGCCCTCCACGCTTCTTCATGA